From a region of the Pseudanabaena sp. ABRG5-3 genome:
- a CDS encoding NACHT domain-containing protein, with amino-acid sequence MSYQNFLNDIADKYDLSGDEKETFKYVFDCKIKKHQYVLAQELSISDKELQSRLTIIYDKFKLELKEINSKGKFKALGYWLQKQYEESIQVLQSHTIDWQKVCRRRLAKQKEDRQLRKNATAIGAEVNVYVPLDLLEQKEQTRSKQDKGDSERNQYQERKVVKTYEHDDFLGSLTDRQSKNKHIAIVGEAGAGKTTLLARIADELDKKQKLQIFVSLADLQGRSLEEYIYGNWLSKALGVQTDSINAEQKSDLFQQFQAGEIWLLLDGLDEMRAKSSADALEKINREIREVIGQSRVVLTSRLNVWDAYLNRLSGFDTFRMEDFSPEQVDKFIRDWFVSAEKPESAPILQAKLKEPNRDRIRDMVRHPLRLALLCQAFYRDLNTELPETKAGLYELFVRYFYEWKPNIVDEDLTQDTLREELHLALGKLAIAGIDGDAGFRLSRSLAVKEMGDRLFKLASDVGWLTLIERDEQDQEVYAFYHASFQEYFAALAIDDWDFFLPNNHIDKPAKDHNDKYKEYRVFEPRWKEIIAFWMGRKDRYIEKESFIKVLIEFEDGCKDFYWHRAYFLAATCLIEFKNCKFAEEIIEQIIEWTYTYSYINIEYPYYGHYISSLDNEAHTILITLSQFQVYNKFIIDRLSELLKSSEIDKNSSILIAEILGTIDFGNPNALFYLVQIVKSSKFKKPDLKSYSATCWRAKSSLEQLAVGDLNTISMLTEILQDPLICEDTHSLVLNILKVISVNHIEETDSDSPANFNNITNTLEELQRFLRDEYIQYRKVIPILEELVDIVNKIIVGKEELDSKLLFDDSDIKLLFYKKLVDIINDEIVKNKRLGMKRNANYIDVEYLFYRIFWCKNNRLDEIVWSLGKSAVGNTESVSILVDTLKHEQLDNYTRYRLAECLETIDRGNIEAFSSLMKIILENKHLSNEAVHSLSEIAVSNAEVISILVNTLQNEQLDDNTRYNLAKVLGKIDTGNVTSISTLIELLLKSINDEHPDTSEAELLGEVGAGNSDVINLLLKILRDTKSTDEMCNSVLVGLLNALNGLPDKEIELWKLDVIRSVEAALQKAPVLSDVNWLAAKVLCIVDKGNTTAISALSMLLLNFKSYSCSYRNDDSDDSDGILSLVDIFTNIVAGGSISSWKFAVNKLREGVNHKTYKNIYNNFNCCYESLWHCAQNMSYQDFYDAWHSSTTTIQHLEHQFLDYDAVQQELDRNADHPKILCLVVDISHLENFTDQNLLSKRIWNGLQRQFPDCEFPKVNDIGDLEYELNKLQRNLGKKLAIALYGRSANEAIAQLCQSLAPIQIRPFIGGQTTQELITQINAWLTEM; translated from the coding sequence ATGTCCTATCAAAATTTTCTGAATGACATTGCAGATAAATATGATCTTTCAGGAGATGAGAAAGAAACATTTAAGTATGTATTCGATTGCAAAATAAAAAAGCATCAATATGTGTTGGCTCAAGAGCTAAGTATCTCTGATAAAGAGTTGCAATCTAGGCTCACAATAATTTATGACAAGTTCAAACTTGAATTAAAAGAGATAAATAGTAAAGGAAAATTTAAAGCTCTTGGATATTGGTTGCAAAAGCAATATGAAGAGAGCATTCAAGTTTTACAATCTCATACTATTGATTGGCAGAAAGTTTGTAGGAGAAGATTGGCTAAACAGAAAGAGGATAGGCAACTGCGAAAAAATGCGACTGCTATTGGTGCGGAGGTGAATGTTTATGTGCCTCTCGATCTTTTGGAACAGAAAGAGCAGACTCGTAGCAAGCAAGACAAAGGAGATTCAGAGCGCAATCAGTATCAAGAACGAAAGGTAGTAAAAACTTACGAGCATGATGATTTCTTAGGATCGCTGACTGATCGGCAGAGTAAAAATAAGCATATTGCGATTGTAGGTGAAGCGGGGGCTGGTAAAACTACGTTATTAGCAAGAATTGCTGATGAGTTGGATAAAAAGCAGAAGTTACAAATTTTTGTAAGTTTGGCAGATCTGCAAGGGCGATCGCTAGAAGAGTATATCTATGGAAATTGGCTATCTAAAGCGCTAGGTGTGCAAACAGATTCTATAAATGCAGAGCAAAAAAGCGATCTATTTCAACAGTTTCAAGCTGGTGAGATTTGGTTGCTGTTGGATGGTTTGGATGAAATGAGGGCTAAGTCTTCGGCGGATGCGTTAGAGAAGATTAATCGCGAAATTAGAGAGGTGATTGGTCAATCGCGAGTGGTGTTAACTTCTCGGTTAAATGTTTGGGATGCTTATCTGAATAGGTTATCAGGTTTTGATACGTTCAGAATGGAGGATTTTTCGCCTGAGCAAGTGGATAAATTCATCAGAGATTGGTTTGTTAGTGCTGAGAAGCCTGAGAGTGCGCCAATTTTGCAAGCTAAGCTCAAGGAACCTAATCGCGATCGCATTCGGGATATGGTAAGGCATCCTTTGCGGTTGGCTTTGTTGTGTCAGGCTTTTTATCGCGATTTGAATACGGAACTTCCTGAAACGAAAGCGGGATTATATGAGCTATTTGTTCGCTATTTTTATGAATGGAAGCCTAATATTGTTGATGAGGATTTAACTCAGGACACATTACGAGAAGAATTGCATCTTGCCTTGGGGAAACTAGCGATCGCTGGTATTGATGGTGATGCAGGTTTTCGGCTGTCGCGTAGTTTGGCTGTAAAGGAGATGGGAGATCGCTTGTTTAAGTTGGCTAGTGATGTTGGTTGGTTAACTTTGATCGAGCGTGATGAGCAAGATCAAGAGGTTTATGCTTTTTATCATGCATCTTTTCAAGAGTATTTTGCTGCTTTAGCGATCGATGATTGGGATTTCTTTTTGCCTAACAATCATATTGATAAGCCAGCAAAGGATCATAATGATAAGTATAAAGAATATCGAGTTTTTGAACCTAGATGGAAAGAAATTATAGCATTTTGGATGGGGCGAAAAGATAGATATATTGAGAAAGAATCTTTTATTAAGGTATTAATAGAATTTGAAGATGGATGTAAAGATTTTTACTGGCATCGTGCTTACTTTCTTGCTGCGACTTGTCTAATTGAATTTAAAAATTGCAAATTTGCCGAGGAAATTATAGAGCAAATAATTGAATGGACTTATACTTATAGTTATATCAATATTGAATACCCGTATTATGGGCATTATATCAGTTCATTAGACAATGAAGCACATACTATACTTATTACGCTAAGCCAATTTCAAGTTTACAATAAATTTATTATTGATAGACTCAGTGAGCTTTTAAAATCATCTGAAATTGATAAAAATTCATCCATCTTAATAGCAGAAATATTAGGCACAATAGATTTTGGCAATCCAAATGCACTCTTTTATTTAGTTCAAATTGTCAAAAGCTCTAAATTTAAGAAGCCTGATTTGAAGTCTTATAGCGCCACATGTTGGAGAGCAAAATCCAGTCTAGAGCAACTAGCAGTGGGCGATCTGAATACAATCAGTATGCTTACTGAAATATTGCAAGATCCACTAATATGCGAAGACACTCATTCGCTAGTCTTAAATATATTAAAGGTAATATCTGTTAATCATATTGAAGAAACTGATTCTGATAGTCCAGCTAATTTTAACAACATTACTAATACACTTGAAGAATTACAAAGATTTTTAAGAGATGAATATATACAATATAGAAAAGTAATACCAATACTGGAAGAACTGGTAGATATAGTCAATAAGATAATAGTAGGAAAAGAAGAATTAGACTCAAAACTACTCTTTGACGATTCGGATATTAAATTGCTTTTCTATAAAAAATTAGTAGATATAATAAATGATGAAATAGTAAAAAATAAACGGTTAGGAATGAAAAGAAATGCTAATTATATAGATGTTGAATACCTTTTTTATAGAATATTTTGGTGTAAAAATAACAGGCTTGATGAAATAGTGTGGAGTCTGGGAAAATCAGCAGTAGGTAATACTGAGAGTGTCTCTATCTTAGTGGACACCTTAAAGCATGAACAACTTGACAACTATACTCGATATCGGCTTGCAGAATGTCTAGAAACAATAGATAGAGGTAATATTGAAGCTTTTTCTTCTTTAATGAAAATCATACTGGAGAATAAACATTTAAGTAATGAAGCAGTACACTCTTTAAGTGAAATAGCTGTTAGTAATGCTGAGGTAATTTCTATCTTAGTCAATACCTTACAAAATGAACAACTTGATGATAATACTCGCTATAATCTCGCAAAAGTTCTAGGTAAAATAGATACGGGTAACGTTACATCTATTAGTACTTTGATAGAATTGCTGCTCAAATCTATAAATGATGAGCATCCAGACACATCAGAAGCAGAACTTTTAGGAGAAGTAGGGGCTGGGAACTCGGATGTTATCAATTTATTGCTTAAAATTTTGCGCGATACCAAATCTACTGATGAAATGTGCAACTCAGTGTTAGTTGGGTTGCTTAATGCCTTAAATGGATTGCCAGATAAAGAAATTGAACTGTGGAAATTAGATGTAATCAGATCTGTGGAAGCCGCTTTGCAGAAAGCACCAGTTCTTAGCGATGTAAATTGGTTGGCAGCAAAGGTTTTATGTATTGTGGATAAAGGTAATACTACTGCTATTAGTGCTTTATCTATGCTTCTATTAAACTTTAAATCTTATTCTTGTTCTTACCGTAATGATGATAGTGATGATTCTGATGGGATACTATCTCTTGTAGATATTTTCACTAATATTGTTGCAGGTGGAAGCATTTCATCATGGAAATTTGCGGTAAATAAACTAAGAGAAGGAGTCAATCATAAGACTTATAAAAACATCTACAATAATTTTAATTGTTGCTATGAATCCCTCTGGCATTGCGCTCAAAATATGAGCTATCAAGATTTTTATGATGCATGGCACTCATCCACAACTACTATTCAACACCTAGAGCATCAGTTTTTAGATTACGATGCAGTTCAACAAGAACTCGATCGCAATGCTGACCATCCCAAAATACTCTGTTTAGTTGTCGATATCAGCCATCTCGAAAACTTCACTGATCAAAATCTCCTATCAAAAAGAATTTGGAATGGACTGCAAAGGCAATTTCCTGATTGTGAATTTCCCAAAGTTAACGATATTGGAGATTTAGAATACGAACTTAATAAATTGCAAAGGAATTTAGGTAAAAAATTAGCGATCGCCCTTTATGGCAGAAGTGCTAATGAAGCGATCGCGCAACTCTGCCAAAGCCTAGCACCAATCCAAATACGCCCATTCATAGGAGGACAAACCACCCAAGAACTCATCACTCAAATTAATGCTTGGCTAACGGAAATGTAA
- a CDS encoding DUF2281 domain-containing protein codes for MNTKEAIAHEIEQVPEALLEQVLEFLLSLKSQYQQEKLEITMMSESSLAKDWLSPEEDEAWQDL; via the coding sequence ATGAATACCAAAGAAGCGATCGCCCATGAAATTGAACAAGTACCTGAAGCATTATTAGAACAAGTACTCGAATTTTTGCTGTCCCTCAAATCTCAATACCAACAGGAAAAATTAGAAATCACTATGATGAGCGAATCATCCCTAGCAAAAGACTGGCTTAGCCCAGAGGAAGATGAAGCATGGCAAGATTTGTAA
- a CDS encoding type II toxin-antitoxin system PemK/MazF family toxin, which produces MARFVKGDVVIVPFPFSDLSQSKRRPALVIATLRGDDLILCQITSQNLTDAYAVTINNNDFETGSLNKPSNIRPNRIFTADQSIILSIAGHLKSIKTNQAIAKVIEIISQ; this is translated from the coding sequence ATGGCAAGATTTGTAAAAGGAGATGTCGTTATCGTCCCTTTCCCATTCTCTGACCTATCACAAAGCAAACGCCGCCCAGCCTTAGTAATCGCAACCCTACGAGGTGACGATCTAATCTTGTGTCAGATTACCAGCCAAAATCTTACTGATGCCTATGCAGTAACCATCAACAACAACGACTTTGAGACAGGCAGTTTAAACAAACCTAGCAATATCAGACCCAATCGCATATTTACCGCCGATCAGTCGATTATTTTATCCATTGCTGGACATCTCAAATCTATCAAAACAAATCAAGCGATCGCTAAAGTTATCGAGATAATCAGTCAATAG
- a CDS encoding type II toxin-antitoxin system Phd/YefM family antitoxin, with protein sequence MDYLLLQDATANFNNLINQVSANHKPVMIKGSENDVVVISKEDWAAIEETIYLNSIHGYIDSLKEVMASPRSEWVNAQELGL encoded by the coding sequence ATGGATTACTTACTACTTCAAGATGCCACAGCCAACTTTAATAATTTAATCAATCAAGTCAGCGCAAACCATAAACCAGTCATGATTAAAGGCTCAGAAAATGACGTAGTTGTGATTTCCAAAGAAGACTGGGCAGCGATCGAAGAGACTATCTATCTTAACTCCATACATGGATATATCGACTCACTCAAAGAGGTTATGGCTAGCCCCAGAAGTGAATGGGTAAATGCTCAAGAGCTAGGATTATAA
- a CDS encoding Txe/YoeB family addiction module toxin, with the protein MWEVILSKKAQEDLKKLKSIGLFEKTKELVAILRENPFTNPPPYEKLVGNLQGFYSRRINIKHRLVYRVVKESNTVEVLRMWSHYE; encoded by the coding sequence ATGTGGGAAGTTATCCTTAGTAAAAAAGCCCAAGAAGATTTAAAAAAATTGAAAAGTATTGGGCTTTTTGAGAAAACCAAAGAGCTAGTTGCCATACTCAGAGAAAATCCATTCACAAATCCACCACCTTACGAGAAATTAGTTGGAAATTTGCAAGGCTTCTATTCAAGGCGTATAAATATCAAGCATCGCTTGGTCTATCGTGTAGTTAAAGAAAGCAATACCGTTGAAGTTTTACGAATGTGGTCACATTACGAATAG
- a CDS encoding nucleotidyltransferase family protein, whose product MKPLTIEIPESLQQKLIEIANQSNVTVESFILGILDRAAEVPNHSIGTPLKTLIEIQNILTELKPELTDKYHVNQLGIFGSYARGDYNSASDIDILVEYAQKPSLFDLIELQQYLSDRLQMKVDLVTKDGLKPQIKEKILAEVIYL is encoded by the coding sequence ATGAAACCATTAACTATAGAAATTCCTGAATCATTGCAACAAAAGCTGATTGAAATTGCCAATCAAAGCAATGTCACCGTTGAGAGCTTCATTCTCGGCATTCTTGATCGTGCTGCGGAAGTTCCTAATCATTCTATAGGCACACCACTCAAAACCCTAATAGAAATCCAAAACATACTCACTGAGCTAAAGCCCGAACTAACAGATAAATATCACGTTAACCAACTAGGAATTTTTGGCTCCTATGCTAGAGGCGATTACAACTCAGCCAGTGATATCGATATCCTAGTGGAATATGCTCAGAAACCAAGCTTATTTGACTTAATCGAACTACAACAGTATTTAAGCGATCGCCTCCAAATGAAAGTTGATTTAGTCACCAAAGACGGACTCAAACCGCAAATTAAAGAAAAAATCTTAGCAGAGGTCATTTACCTATGA
- a CDS encoding DUF86 domain-containing protein, protein MTDRPIDDFLQDILREIERIERFMADITSLQQFEQDEKTTYAVIRSLELIGEAVKKIPQSARIQNPEIPWKAIAGMRDILIHHYWDADLETVWDVTQHHLEPLKAIILKLLNTSD, encoded by the coding sequence ATGACTGATCGCCCCATTGACGATTTCTTGCAAGATATTCTCCGAGAAATTGAGAGAATTGAGCGGTTTATGGCTGACATAACAAGTCTTCAGCAATTTGAGCAAGACGAAAAAACTACCTATGCAGTAATTAGATCCCTTGAGCTAATTGGCGAAGCAGTCAAAAAAATTCCCCAATCTGCAAGGATTCAAAATCCTGAAATCCCTTGGAAAGCGATCGCAGGAATGCGCGATATTCTGATACATCATTATTGGGATGCAGATCTAGAGACAGTTTGGGATGTCACACAGCACCATCTCGAACCACTAAAAGCAATTATTTTAAAACTTTTAAACACTTCAGATTAG
- the mtnA gene encoding S-methyl-5-thioribose-1-phosphate isomerase, whose product MNSTYKAFWLESGDLVVIDQTQLPFSLVTKTLKTSAAATLAIQDMTVRGAGVIGNVAAFGVYLAARESKGDLDKIKELSAVIRRARPTAVNLMWAVDRLLSVLEKAATKKLDLVEVALKEAIAISDEDVVGTRNIGKYGCEIIEAIAKTKPQGEPVNILTHCNAGWLAIVDRGSALAPIYEASDRGINVHVWVDETRPRNQGANLTAWELGQSQIPHTLIADNTGGLLMQYGKVDLCIVGTDRTTRSGDVANKIGTYLKALAAFDNKVPFYVALPSSTFDMQISDGLKEIAIETRSADEVLYLQGLQDNGEIGKIRIAPLETPALNYAFDVTPARLVTGLITERGICDANETAISAMFLDLIP is encoded by the coding sequence ATGAATTCTACATACAAGGCATTTTGGCTAGAAAGCGGCGATCTCGTTGTGATAGACCAAACCCAGCTTCCCTTCAGTTTGGTGACAAAGACCCTCAAAACTAGCGCTGCTGCAACACTCGCCATTCAAGACATGACCGTGCGCGGAGCAGGCGTAATCGGCAACGTCGCCGCCTTTGGCGTGTACCTAGCTGCGAGAGAAAGCAAAGGTGATCTTGATAAGATTAAAGAACTTTCCGCAGTGATTCGTCGCGCCCGTCCCACGGCTGTAAACCTGATGTGGGCAGTCGATCGCTTACTCTCTGTATTAGAAAAAGCCGCCACAAAAAAACTTGATTTAGTAGAAGTTGCACTCAAAGAAGCGATCGCTATTTCCGATGAAGATGTAGTTGGTACGCGCAATATTGGTAAATATGGCTGTGAAATAATTGAGGCGATCGCCAAAACCAAACCCCAAGGTGAACCTGTCAATATTCTGACGCACTGTAATGCGGGGTGGTTAGCAATCGTTGATCGCGGTAGTGCCTTAGCACCGATTTATGAAGCTAGCGATCGGGGGATTAACGTTCATGTATGGGTCGATGAAACCCGTCCGCGCAATCAGGGCGCAAACCTGACCGCATGGGAACTCGGACAGTCCCAGATTCCGCATACCTTGATTGCCGATAATACGGGCGGACTATTAATGCAATATGGTAAGGTCGATCTCTGCATCGTCGGAACCGATCGCACCACCCGTAGTGGTGATGTTGCTAATAAAATCGGTACATATCTCAAAGCACTCGCCGCCTTTGATAATAAAGTTCCCTTTTATGTGGCCTTACCGAGTTCTACCTTTGATATGCAAATCTCCGATGGGTTAAAAGAGATTGCGATCGAAACTCGGAGTGCTGATGAAGTTCTCTATCTGCAAGGTCTACAGGATAACGGGGAAATTGGCAAAATCCGCATTGCCCCCTTAGAAACTCCTGCGCTAAATTATGCCTTTGATGTCACGCCTGCCCGACTAGTTACAGGATTGATTACTGAGCGTGGTATTTGCGATGCTAATGAAACCGCAATCTCCGCTATGTTTCTCGATCTCATTCCGTAA
- a CDS encoding S8 family peptidase → MKKFLLSCLFFAGLFWALSTYQGLAVEGKFDSMVLNFRDNLSPAQVDRELKAIASKYGIEPKFNSAFSKGNNLYIVKGDTQVLEKLKQSKELQELTEFVEANYVYSMDFFGGTTPNDPMYKDQWNLKAIEVEKAWAKTKGKGITVAVIDTGVSKVDDLKNTNFVKGYDFVNDREDASDDNGHGTHVAGTIAQSTNNNFGVAGIAYEANIMPLKVLSASGGGTISDIAEAIIFAADNGANVINMSLGGGGESKLMQEAIDYAYKKGVVIVAAAGNSNRNAAFYPARYPKVIAVSATSSTGEKAPYSNYGAGIDVAAPGGSITRGKNGEKGDMSGGILQNTIDPKTKESVFRAFQGTSMAAPHVSGVVALIEASGVKNPEKVFQVLKQSSRKVTDDTLNYYGAGHLNAAAAVNLASQGQLGIPDFLRWARDNGYLSPRFWVDGGAIALIPKLIMVIGSYLLAWLINRWLPFRWNWAFSNGVFFGGAGLFFLRGFYLFDITQLPFRIAGSSLPELGNAFSNTNALNPITASVLLPLGLLVILLGHPQWKWFAMGSAIGTSACLATSAVLAPQMMWIGDGLPAIAFLSVNAILCFGCAYLSIKSETATI, encoded by the coding sequence ATGAAAAAATTTCTGCTCTCTTGTTTGTTTTTTGCAGGTTTATTCTGGGCGCTTTCCACTTACCAAGGTTTAGCTGTCGAGGGTAAATTTGATTCGATGGTCTTAAACTTTCGCGATAATTTGTCTCCTGCTCAAGTGGATCGCGAACTAAAAGCGATCGCTTCTAAATATGGGATTGAGCCAAAGTTTAATAGCGCTTTTTCTAAGGGAAATAATCTTTATATCGTCAAAGGCGATACTCAAGTTCTCGAAAAGCTGAAGCAATCAAAAGAACTACAGGAATTGACAGAATTTGTCGAAGCGAATTATGTCTATTCGATGGACTTCTTCGGTGGCACAACTCCTAATGATCCCATGTATAAGGATCAGTGGAATCTCAAGGCGATCGAGGTCGAGAAAGCATGGGCAAAGACTAAAGGTAAAGGGATCACCGTCGCGGTAATTGACACAGGTGTAAGCAAGGTTGATGACTTAAAAAACACTAATTTTGTCAAGGGATATGACTTTGTTAATGATCGCGAAGATGCTAGTGATGACAATGGGCATGGAACCCATGTGGCAGGCACGATCGCTCAGTCAACCAATAATAACTTCGGTGTTGCGGGAATTGCCTATGAAGCTAATATCATGCCGCTTAAGGTGCTGTCAGCATCGGGTGGTGGCACTATTTCCGATATTGCTGAGGCGATTATTTTCGCGGCTGACAATGGCGCAAATGTGATCAATATGAGTCTCGGTGGTGGTGGAGAAAGTAAACTCATGCAGGAGGCGATCGACTATGCCTACAAAAAAGGCGTGGTAATCGTGGCGGCGGCTGGCAACTCAAACCGCAATGCTGCCTTCTATCCTGCCCGCTATCCTAAAGTAATCGCTGTATCTGCCACCAGTTCCACTGGCGAGAAAGCTCCCTATTCTAATTACGGTGCGGGTATTGATGTAGCGGCTCCAGGTGGATCAATTACAAGGGGTAAGAATGGTGAAAAAGGCGATATGTCTGGTGGCATTTTGCAAAATACCATTGACCCCAAAACGAAGGAATCGGTATTTCGGGCGTTTCAAGGCACAAGTATGGCAGCCCCCCATGTTTCGGGAGTTGTCGCCTTGATCGAAGCATCGGGAGTAAAAAATCCTGAAAAAGTCTTTCAAGTCCTTAAGCAATCTTCGCGCAAAGTGACTGACGATACACTCAACTACTATGGTGCGGGACATTTGAATGCGGCGGCGGCTGTGAATTTAGCTTCTCAGGGACAATTGGGAATTCCCGACTTCTTACGTTGGGCGCGGGACAATGGCTACTTGAGTCCTCGCTTTTGGGTAGATGGTGGCGCGATCGCCTTAATTCCCAAGTTAATTATGGTGATTGGTTCCTATTTACTGGCATGGCTAATCAATCGTTGGCTACCCTTCCGATGGAATTGGGCGTTTTCTAATGGGGTTTTCTTTGGTGGTGCAGGTTTATTTTTCTTGCGTGGCTTCTATTTATTTGACATTACTCAACTACCTTTCCGTATTGCAGGAAGTTCACTCCCTGAATTAGGTAATGCTTTTTCTAATACCAATGCGCTCAATCCGATTACAGCTAGTGTCCTATTACCACTAGGTTTATTAGTTATTCTATTGGGACATCCGCAATGGAAATGGTTTGCGATGGGTTCGGCAATAGGCACTTCTGCCTGCTTAGCTACAAGTGCAGTGTTAGCGCCACAAATGATGTGGATTGGCGATGGACTACCTGCGATCGCATTTCTTAGCGTCAATGCTATCCTCTGTTTTGGCTGTGCCTATCTATCGATTAAGTCAGAGACTGCAACCATTTAA
- a CDS encoding ubiquinol-cytochrome c reductase iron-sulfur subunit produces MDRRKLLSWFGLGWLVSLLPSSLLGCSESTPSNTSSSPAKSAPESVAAAPSGNFKAIGTVAQLDKDGSLVSSDKKIAVVRDPKDKTKLLAVNTTCTHNNCAVLWKSDKKQYVCPCHDAEFAADGAVIAGPAKKPLPTYAAKIDKDQVVVSA; encoded by the coding sequence ATGGATCGCCGTAAGTTACTTTCTTGGTTTGGTTTAGGATGGTTGGTGAGTCTACTTCCATCATCTCTACTTGGGTGTAGTGAATCTACCCCCTCCAATACCTCATCGTCTCCAGCTAAATCAGCGCCAGAAAGTGTAGCTGCTGCACCTAGTGGTAATTTTAAAGCGATCGGCACGGTTGCTCAACTTGACAAGGATGGCTCTTTGGTCTCGTCTGACAAAAAAATTGCTGTAGTTCGAGATCCTAAGGACAAGACTAAGTTATTAGCAGTCAATACCACCTGTACCCATAATAACTGTGCGGTACTTTGGAAATCTGACAAAAAACAGTATGTTTGCCCTTGCCATGATGCCGAGTTTGCTGCCGATGGAGCGGTAATTGCAGGTCCTGCTAAGAAGCCTCTCCCCACCTATGCTGCCAAAATCGATAAGGATCAGGTCGTAGTTAGCGCCTAG
- a CDS encoding chemotaxis protein CheW has translation MHTVFEQADQQDVKTNEQTTVKLNTYLKFAIDPHTIGLLESEFAQEVLTIKASHVMPVPNKPSCILGILSRHRRVYWAIDLAMLLGLQPLNQTMQLYEVILTSVQELAIALIVPSITGIVHLPSNHFEHDISSMPTTLKPYLKGYIHERERKEISYLLQAESILKSTILHS, from the coding sequence ATGCACACAGTGTTTGAGCAAGCTGACCAGCAAGATGTGAAAACGAATGAACAAACCACAGTAAAACTTAATACTTATTTGAAGTTTGCGATCGATCCTCATACTATCGGTTTACTAGAAAGTGAATTTGCACAGGAAGTTTTAACTATTAAGGCATCTCATGTCATGCCTGTGCCAAATAAACCATCTTGTATTTTAGGGATTTTAAGCCGTCATCGTCGGGTGTATTGGGCAATTGATCTAGCGATGTTGTTAGGGCTACAGCCTCTCAATCAAACCATGCAACTTTATGAGGTAATTCTTACATCCGTACAAGAACTGGCGATCGCTTTGATAGTACCTAGCATTACAGGAATTGTGCATCTACCAAGCAATCATTTTGAGCATGATATCTCTTCTATGCCAACAACACTAAAGCCCTATCTCAAAGGATATATTCACGAGAGAGAAAGAAAAGAAATCTCTTATCTACTCCAAGCAGAAAGTATTTTAAAGTCAACCATTTTACATTCCTAG